The following proteins are encoded in a genomic region of Thermococcus henrietii:
- a CDS encoding iron-containing alcohol dehydrogenase, with protein MFWLKTRIIEGRGSLEKLRKEISGHEKVLILASNSMKKHGFLSEAEDYVREAGAEVLSIAGLPAEPSVETIEEFLPKVREFKPDLLIALGGGSVIDTTKALKVFYDAPELNFEEIAFMDRFSRPKPVPKLKTKLIAIPSTSGAGSEVSGASVLKKGGIKYNIVTPEIAPEVAILDPRLPMTMPREVARNSGLDVLVHGIEAYTTKVANDFSDAMAIKAIKTVFSYLEKSLEGDEEARERMHYASTMAGIAFLNARLGICHAMSHKAAWLGPHGLLNAIFLPYVMEFNAERSDYARRRYDEIARELGLRDWRALVDAVRELNERTDVPKLSELVDEETFMARLDEMAEKAYHDGLLAFNPVEAKPEEIRELYLKAFRGE; from the coding sequence ATGTTCTGGCTCAAGACGAGAATCATCGAAGGCAGGGGCTCCCTCGAGAAGCTCAGGAAAGAGATAAGCGGGCACGAGAAGGTTCTTATTCTGGCCAGCAACTCAATGAAGAAGCACGGCTTCCTGAGCGAGGCGGAGGATTACGTTAGGGAAGCGGGAGCGGAGGTTCTGTCCATAGCCGGCCTTCCGGCGGAGCCGAGCGTGGAAACGATAGAGGAGTTCCTGCCGAAGGTGAGGGAGTTTAAACCTGACCTGCTGATAGCGCTCGGCGGTGGAAGCGTGATAGACACGACGAAAGCGTTGAAGGTCTTCTACGATGCTCCCGAGCTGAACTTTGAGGAGATAGCCTTCATGGACCGCTTTTCAAGGCCCAAACCGGTTCCGAAGCTGAAGACGAAGCTCATAGCGATTCCCTCGACGAGCGGTGCAGGAAGCGAGGTCTCCGGAGCGAGCGTTCTGAAGAAGGGCGGAATCAAGTACAACATCGTTACGCCCGAGATAGCGCCTGAGGTTGCGATACTTGACCCCCGCCTGCCGATGACAATGCCGAGGGAAGTGGCGAGGAATTCCGGGTTAGACGTCCTCGTCCACGGAATAGAGGCCTACACCACGAAGGTCGCCAACGACTTCAGCGACGCGATGGCGATTAAGGCAATAAAGACCGTCTTCAGCTACCTTGAGAAGAGCCTCGAAGGCGACGAGGAAGCGCGCGAAAGGATGCACTACGCCTCTACAATGGCCGGAATCGCCTTTCTCAACGCGCGCCTCGGTATCTGCCACGCGATGAGCCACAAGGCCGCTTGGCTCGGTCCGCACGGACTTCTCAATGCCATATTCCTGCCCTACGTTATGGAGTTCAACGCCGAGAGAAGCGACTACGCGAGGAGGCGCTACGACGAGATAGCGAGGGAGCTCGGGCTGAGGGACTGGAGGGCGCTGGTTGATGCCGTCAGAGAGCTGAACGAGCGGACGGACGTTCCGAAGCTGAGCGAGCTCGTTGATGAAGAGACATTCATGGCGAGGCTCGACGAGATGGCCGAGAAGGCATACCACGACGGCCTTTTGGCCTTCAACCCTGTCGAGGCGAAGCCGGAAGAGATAAGGGAGCTGTATTTGAAGGCTTTCAGGGGAGAGTAA
- a CDS encoding MFS transporter encodes MNVTRNGETYDLSYAKKATLVVVLLPLLVMYTEAMLTPALPTIQKEFAINPNDVSWVLTIYLLVGTVSVAVFGKLGDMYGKKKMFLVALGFYTLGVILNGFAPSFRWLLFSRAIQGFGMAIFPLAFSLVREEFPPEMVPQVQGMISAMFGVGMVIALPLGAYVTQHWGWRWTYHTAAPFAVLMFILAWKILRESRYINPGKLDWQGALLLVWAVVPALVAVTRAPNVGWTARETLVLFAVSIVGAVLLVLWEKRAENPIIPLDIVTARNPAIVNLGIMFAAFGISMMSQANTYIFQMKPPYGFGKSILESGLLMTPMAGVMLVIAPLAGKLMPKIGAKPLAITGALIASSGLAILAKYAPEFPPNHLWAFVAMITYVGAGITLMNISFINVLVFSVPQRVMGVATGANSLFRNFGSTWGPAIAGTVMSTYYTLFHPPGAPSWVKIKIPTTKAYEVLFGTSAGIYLFLAILSLAIVEVMKGGKIREVENGGEKEVEVG; translated from the coding sequence ATGAACGTCACGAGGAACGGTGAAACGTACGACCTCAGCTATGCGAAGAAGGCCACGCTCGTCGTGGTTCTCCTCCCGCTCCTGGTCATGTATACAGAGGCGATGCTAACTCCCGCTCTGCCAACGATTCAGAAGGAGTTCGCAATAAACCCCAACGATGTCAGCTGGGTTCTCACAATCTACCTCCTCGTCGGAACGGTCAGCGTCGCGGTCTTTGGAAAGCTCGGCGACATGTACGGCAAGAAGAAGATGTTCCTCGTTGCCCTCGGCTTCTACACCCTCGGCGTCATACTCAACGGCTTTGCGCCGAGTTTCCGCTGGTTGCTCTTCAGCAGGGCAATCCAGGGCTTTGGAATGGCAATATTCCCGCTCGCCTTCAGCCTCGTTCGTGAGGAGTTCCCGCCCGAGATGGTGCCCCAGGTTCAGGGAATGATAAGTGCGATGTTTGGCGTCGGTATGGTCATAGCCCTCCCGCTCGGAGCTTACGTTACCCAGCACTGGGGCTGGCGCTGGACCTACCATACCGCCGCCCCATTCGCGGTTCTGATGTTCATCCTCGCGTGGAAGATACTCCGCGAGAGCAGATACATCAACCCCGGAAAGCTCGACTGGCAGGGCGCTCTGCTCCTCGTTTGGGCCGTCGTTCCGGCACTCGTCGCTGTAACGCGCGCCCCGAACGTCGGCTGGACCGCAAGAGAAACCCTCGTCCTCTTCGCTGTCTCGATAGTCGGCGCGGTCCTGCTCGTCCTCTGGGAGAAACGCGCTGAGAACCCGATAATCCCCCTCGACATCGTGACCGCAAGGAACCCCGCGATAGTGAACCTCGGAATAATGTTCGCGGCCTTTGGAATCTCAATGATGAGCCAGGCGAACACCTACATCTTCCAGATGAAGCCACCGTACGGCTTCGGCAAGAGCATACTCGAGAGCGGTCTGCTTATGACCCCAATGGCGGGCGTCATGCTCGTAATAGCCCCCCTGGCAGGTAAACTGATGCCGAAAATCGGCGCCAAACCCCTCGCAATAACGGGCGCTCTCATCGCGAGCTCGGGCCTCGCCATTCTGGCGAAGTACGCCCCTGAATTCCCGCCGAACCACCTCTGGGCTTTCGTGGCGATGATAACCTACGTTGGCGCGGGAATAACGCTGATGAATATCTCCTTCATCAACGTTCTCGTCTTCAGCGTCCCGCAGAGGGTCATGGGCGTCGCGACCGGTGCCAACAGCCTCTTCAGGAACTTCGGCTCGACGTGGGGACCGGCTATAGCCGGAACCGTCATGAGCACCTACTACACCCTCTTCCACCCGCCCGGTGCCCCTTCGTGGGTCAAGATAAAGATACCGACGACGAAGGCCTACGAGGTCCTCTTCGGGACCTCCGCAGGAATCTACCTCTTCCTGGCGATACTCAGCCTGGCCATCGTCGAGGTCATGAAAGGTGGAAAGATTCGCGAGGTCGAGAACGGGGGAGAAAAGGAAGTAGAGGTTGGCTGA
- a CDS encoding PIN domain-containing protein produces the protein MVSGRKSKAFRLLEEHELTLFAPEEVILEFRRHSTKLKKFAKDFEYRTFLTFSLVQIIPLEFYSNKIREAYQIASKFDEKDTPFIALAMKLGIPLWTGDKKILSAAISTERFLALDSTALESLLNGDTLENVLNEMKTRLGILRTQ, from the coding sequence ATAGTATCTGGAAGGAAATCAAAGGCATTCAGGCTTCTCGAAGAGCACGAGCTTACCCTCTTCGCCCCGGAAGAGGTCATCCTTGAGTTCAGACGACACTCCACTAAACTTAAGAAGTTTGCAAAGGACTTTGAATACCGAACGTTTCTGACCTTTTCACTGGTTCAGATAATCCCGCTTGAGTTTTATTCCAACAAAATCAGAGAAGCTTATCAGATAGCCTCCAAGTTTGATGAGAAAGACACACCCTTCATAGCCTTGGCCATGAAGCTTGGTATTCCCCTATGGACGGGAGATAAAAAGATTCTGAGCGCGGCAATCTCAACGGAAAGATTTTTGGCCCTCGATTCTACTGCATTAGAGTCTCTGCTGAATGGAGATACGCTGGAAAACGTACTCAACGAAATGAAAACTCGACTTGGTATTTTGAGAACACAGTAA
- a CDS encoding DEAD/DEAH box helicase, with translation MHPLLKKAIRERFGKLNRLQQDSFREVSSGKSVLIIAPTGSGKTEAAVLPVFNEILENGLKPISALYIAPLKALNRDLLERLEWWGRKLGITVEVRHGDTSAYRKAKQTKNPPQMLIITPETLGVILTVKSLRKHLSNVKFVIVDEIAELVDNKRGSQLLLNLERLAEIAEFKRIGMTATVGNEEEVRDWLGAEVIVKPNWRKAYRFHVLYPKPKEEDEELAEKLSVSLEIASRLRVLWEIVERHGKALIFTNTRQFAEVLAHRLKAWGKPVEVHHGSLSKEARVRAEKALKEGKIKALICTSSMELGIDIGDVDVVIQYMSPRQVNRLVQRVGRAKHRIGEVSEGYVIATNVEDYLQSLVIAKRALEGRFEAVEPIGGLDVLAHFVVGLLIEHKRLPRERPYEIAKRAYVYRDLSWSDYLDVLSVLEDARLVGYDEESNLLYLRRGAFQYYYENLSTIPDEVSWRVFDAKSGHVIGRLDESFVMDLEEGMEFVMNGRSWIVLKIDDESRLLKVRESRSLESAIPSWEGEMIPVPFGVAFDVGRLRRELAFDFRKALGLLEGVEFSEDELRRAFDEIRDEPFPTDRDIIVESTPKALIIHADFGSRANEAIGRIVHSLLILRYGRVFSVRSQGHAIVFKTPFQLNPDEVKRYLYQEPESVEFIVSRALRDSHAYRWRMLNVAKRFGALRRDARIRRIERLFEGTVIERETLNELYHDKVDVKKAELVMELLKAGSLRVKTVLRKEPSTLARLNMTVSGEFLLSSVLERDELIELFRKRLLEHEVVLVCTNCGWNSKTKVARLQNINLRHCPRCGSKMLAVAHPIDAEEFLSVLEKVRHGKPLERKEERAYRKLLKAADLVDTYGFEAVLALASYGTGPDTAARLLAQYKGDSLILALMERERQFIRTRRFWVDKKKGVEEEKSE, from the coding sequence ATGCACCCACTCCTCAAGAAGGCCATCAGGGAGCGCTTTGGGAAGCTCAACCGGCTCCAGCAGGACTCGTTCAGGGAGGTTAGCTCCGGGAAGAGCGTTCTAATCATCGCGCCAACCGGCTCGGGGAAGACGGAAGCGGCAGTTCTGCCGGTTTTCAATGAAATCCTTGAAAACGGTCTCAAGCCGATTTCGGCCCTTTATATAGCCCCTCTCAAGGCCCTCAACAGGGATTTGCTCGAGAGGCTCGAATGGTGGGGGAGGAAGCTCGGAATAACCGTCGAGGTCAGGCACGGCGATACGTCGGCCTACAGGAAGGCGAAGCAGACGAAGAATCCGCCTCAAATGCTAATCATCACCCCCGAAACCCTCGGCGTGATTCTGACGGTTAAGTCCCTCCGGAAGCACCTGAGCAACGTTAAGTTCGTTATCGTTGACGAGATAGCGGAGCTTGTAGACAATAAGCGCGGTTCCCAGCTCCTCCTGAACCTTGAGAGACTCGCTGAGATTGCCGAGTTCAAGAGGATAGGCATGACCGCAACCGTCGGCAACGAGGAAGAGGTAAGGGACTGGCTTGGGGCCGAGGTGATAGTAAAGCCGAACTGGAGGAAAGCCTACCGCTTTCACGTCCTCTATCCGAAGCCGAAAGAGGAAGACGAGGAGCTTGCGGAGAAGCTGAGCGTCTCGCTGGAGATAGCGTCCCGTCTGAGGGTTCTGTGGGAAATCGTTGAGAGGCACGGGAAGGCTCTCATCTTTACCAACACCCGCCAGTTCGCCGAGGTTCTTGCGCACCGCCTCAAAGCCTGGGGAAAGCCCGTCGAGGTTCATCACGGCTCGCTCTCGAAGGAGGCGCGCGTCAGAGCCGAGAAAGCCCTCAAGGAGGGGAAAATCAAGGCCCTAATCTGCACCTCCTCGATGGAGCTCGGCATAGACATCGGCGACGTTGACGTTGTAATACAGTATATGAGTCCGAGGCAGGTGAACAGGCTGGTTCAGCGCGTCGGCAGGGCGAAGCACAGGATTGGAGAGGTCAGCGAGGGCTACGTCATAGCGACGAACGTCGAGGACTACCTCCAGAGCCTTGTCATAGCGAAGAGAGCCTTGGAAGGGCGCTTCGAGGCGGTCGAGCCGATAGGCGGGCTTGACGTCCTGGCCCACTTCGTCGTCGGGTTGCTCATCGAACACAAACGCCTTCCGCGCGAGAGGCCCTATGAGATAGCGAAAAGGGCTTACGTCTACCGCGATTTGAGCTGGAGCGATTACCTCGACGTTCTCAGCGTTTTAGAGGACGCTCGCCTTGTCGGCTACGATGAGGAGAGCAACCTCCTCTACCTTAGACGAGGAGCGTTTCAGTACTACTACGAGAACCTCTCGACGATTCCGGACGAGGTTTCCTGGAGAGTTTTCGACGCCAAAAGCGGGCACGTCATAGGAAGACTTGACGAGAGCTTCGTGATGGATTTGGAAGAGGGCATGGAGTTCGTCATGAACGGGCGGAGCTGGATAGTGCTCAAGATAGACGACGAAAGCCGGCTCCTCAAAGTCCGCGAGAGCAGGAGTCTTGAGAGCGCGATACCGAGCTGGGAAGGTGAGATGATTCCGGTTCCCTTCGGGGTTGCATTCGACGTCGGCAGGCTGAGGAGGGAGTTGGCCTTCGACTTCAGAAAGGCATTAGGCCTTTTGGAGGGCGTTGAGTTCAGCGAAGATGAGCTTAGAAGGGCCTTTGATGAAATCAGGGACGAGCCGTTTCCAACGGATAGAGATATTATCGTCGAGAGCACGCCCAAAGCGCTGATAATCCACGCCGATTTCGGGAGCAGGGCGAACGAAGCGATAGGTAGGATAGTTCACTCGCTCCTAATCCTCCGCTACGGCCGGGTCTTCTCCGTGAGGAGTCAGGGGCACGCGATAGTCTTCAAGACCCCGTTCCAGCTCAACCCCGACGAAGTGAAGCGCTACCTCTACCAGGAACCCGAAAGCGTCGAGTTCATAGTTTCCCGCGCTCTGAGGGATTCCCACGCCTACCGCTGGAGAATGCTGAACGTGGCCAAGCGGTTCGGTGCCTTGAGGCGGGACGCGAGGATAAGGAGAATCGAGAGGCTCTTCGAGGGGACGGTGATTGAGAGGGAAACGCTCAACGAGCTCTACCACGACAAGGTTGACGTCAAAAAGGCGGAGCTCGTGATGGAGCTGCTCAAGGCCGGCTCTCTGAGGGTGAAGACCGTCCTGAGGAAGGAGCCGTCAACCCTGGCGAGGCTCAACATGACGGTGAGCGGGGAGTTCCTGCTGTCGAGCGTTCTCGAGAGGGACGAGCTTATCGAGCTGTTCAGGAAGAGGTTGCTCGAGCACGAGGTCGTTCTCGTCTGCACCAACTGCGGCTGGAATTCAAAGACGAAAGTGGCGAGACTTCAAAACATCAATCTGAGGCATTGCCCGCGCTGTGGTTCAAAGATGTTAGCTGTGGCGCACCCGATTGACGCCGAGGAGTTTCTCTCGGTGCTTGAAAAAGTGAGGCACGGAAAACCCCTCGAAAGGAAGGAAGAGAGAGCTTACAGGAAGCTGCTGAAAGCGGCCGATTTGGTCGATACCTACGGCTTCGAAGCGGTGCTGGCGCTGGCAAGCTACGGAACGGGGCCGGATACCGCCGCGCGACTGCTCGCGCAGTACAAAGGAGACTCATTAATCCTCGCTCTAATGGAGAGGGAGAGACAGTTCATAAGGACGAGGCGGTTCTGGGTCGATAAGAAGAAAGGGGTCGAGGAAGAGAAATCAGAATAG
- a CDS encoding sugar phosphate nucleotidyltransferase, whose amino-acid sequence MKAVILAGGFGTRLRPLSSTRPKPMIPVLGKPNLQYILEALEKVPEIDEVILSVHYMRGEIREFVDEKMADYPKEIRFVNDPMPLETGGALKNVEEYVSDDFLVIYGDVFTNFDYRELIKAHEENDGLITVGATKVYDPERFGVLEMDESGKVLHFEEKPKRPKSNLVDAGIYVVNKKVLEEIPKGKEVYFEREVLPRFVERGEVYAHRMPKGTYWVDLGTPDDLFYAHQIALDEMARENGYFHIAESAEVPEDVEIQGPVYIDEGVRIGHGVKIKAYSYIGPNTVIEDRAYIKRSVLIGSDIIKERAELKDTILGEGVVVGRDVIVKENAVIGDYAKIYDGLVIYGAKVLPWKKVEEYEAYIKIKLDPTKVRPGQYPDRCPLGLPECIYKKFKAIAGEKPPCDECIENQWLF is encoded by the coding sequence ATGAAGGCTGTCATTCTTGCAGGCGGTTTTGGAACGAGACTCAGGCCCCTCTCATCAACGAGGCCAAAGCCGATGATTCCGGTCCTCGGAAAGCCCAACCTCCAGTATATCCTCGAAGCGCTCGAGAAGGTCCCCGAGATAGACGAGGTTATTCTCTCCGTCCACTACATGAGGGGTGAGATAAGGGAGTTCGTTGACGAGAAGATGGCGGACTACCCCAAGGAAATCCGCTTCGTCAACGACCCCATGCCGCTCGAGACCGGTGGCGCGCTCAAGAACGTTGAGGAGTACGTGAGCGATGACTTCCTTGTGATTTACGGCGACGTCTTCACGAACTTCGACTACCGCGAGCTCATAAAGGCCCATGAGGAGAACGACGGGCTCATAACGGTGGGGGCGACCAAGGTCTACGACCCGGAGCGCTTCGGAGTTCTCGAGATGGACGAGAGCGGAAAGGTGCTCCACTTCGAGGAGAAGCCCAAGAGGCCCAAGAGCAACCTCGTCGATGCCGGAATCTACGTCGTGAACAAGAAGGTCCTCGAGGAGATTCCGAAGGGTAAGGAGGTCTACTTCGAGCGCGAGGTCCTCCCGAGGTTCGTCGAGCGCGGCGAGGTTTACGCCCACAGGATGCCGAAGGGGACCTACTGGGTCGACCTCGGAACTCCGGACGACCTGTTCTACGCCCACCAGATTGCCCTTGATGAGATGGCCCGCGAGAACGGCTACTTCCACATAGCCGAGAGTGCGGAGGTTCCGGAAGACGTCGAGATTCAGGGGCCGGTTTACATTGACGAGGGCGTCAGGATAGGACACGGCGTCAAGATTAAGGCATACTCCTACATCGGCCCGAACACCGTGATAGAGGACAGAGCTTACATCAAGCGCTCGGTCCTCATCGGGAGCGACATAATCAAGGAGCGCGCCGAGCTGAAGGACACGATACTCGGCGAGGGAGTTGTAGTTGGCAGGGACGTCATCGTAAAGGAGAACGCCGTCATCGGCGACTACGCGAAGATTTACGACGGACTCGTGATTTACGGGGCGAAGGTCCTGCCCTGGAAGAAGGTCGAGGAGTACGAGGCCTACATCAAGATAAAGCTCGACCCGACGAAGGTCAGGCCCGGCCAGTACCCGGACCGCTGTCCGCTCGGCCTGCCGGAGTGCATCTACAAGAAGTTCAAGGCGATAGCCGGCGAGAAGCCGCCGTGCGACGAATGTATCGAGAACCAGTGGCTATTCTGA
- a CDS encoding DNA-binding protein: MGKMEEVLRLINEGKRFPQDIARELGITVEEVEGIIELLKSLGYIEEVEQGPACETCPLRKVCYGKCLVPRVKVLRPSFDVHKNEH; the protein is encoded by the coding sequence ATGGGCAAGATGGAGGAAGTGCTGAGACTCATCAACGAGGGCAAGCGGTTTCCTCAGGACATAGCAAGGGAGCTCGGGATTACGGTCGAGGAAGTCGAGGGAATAATCGAGCTCCTCAAAAGCCTCGGCTACATCGAGGAGGTTGAGCAGGGGCCGGCCTGCGAGACCTGCCCGCTCAGGAAGGTCTGCTACGGGAAGTGCCTCGTGCCGAGGGTGAAGGTGCTTAGACCGAGCTTTGATGTTCACAAAAACGAGCATTAG